TACCATACTATGCGTACTCCATAAATCAAAACAATAAGAGCTTATCTTCAAAAGCAAAGTAAAATTATTAGGCTACATATAATATCATCACATCTTATCATTTACTCCCAACTTTATAGCCTTCGGGCCTTCGGCCATAACTAAAGAAAGATAACGTGAACAACAACATCTACCCATAACAACATGCCTCATAAATTATTACTTCCTCCGTTTTCATATGATCtacccatttgttgaatatatgagtgtagtattttaataaaatgggtagatcATATGAGAACGGAGGAAGTACCTATATTTCATTTTATTGATTAACCaaatcaattttaattataaatttataaatagTTATTCgtaaatataaaaaatatataaaaaatttAGCTTATTCCTTAGGTCGGATATGAATATTAAACACATTTACCCTTTTTAACTATTCCACAATAATGTTCGTTTTCAtttccttctcttttttttttcggttatGTGGCCTGGGTGAACTATAGAGCAAATTATGCagaaataggattatacatccagttgtaccataagtaTTGTACAACTaagtataagaatccgagcttatatgttttttttttctgaacTAATTCAAAGTTTATGGTTTTAATGTGTATAAATGGATAagttcaatactttctaataaaactcgtgttatttaacataaagctcggatactttattacaaagctcagattctacccgtacaatatatacaactgattgtataatccatgaattgcaaattatattatgtggcatataTCTGTGTAGTAGGTGTTAGAATAGGAACATTTCTTTGTCTGTAATGTATTAGTTTCAGATTCAAATCTTTTTTCATCGTACAGTTCAGTCTTCGCTTATGAGTTATACGGAGTAACTCAGTTGAGAAACAAAAATTAAATGTAATAAAATTTGAAAACATATATAAAATGTAACTAATTTATCATAAAGGttcaattttttttggtgaaTTACGGGTTTTTTGTAATAGGCATACCACTTTCTTGTACTCCTATTTAACTTATCCTTCACCTTCGGCACAAGGACTAAGGTCTAGACCTGACAAAACTGATCGAATGATTCGATCCGTATCCGACATGACAATAGAATTGAGAACTCGAGATTGACCGTAGCTCGAATAATAAAGCCGAATTGACAATATGTTCATTAACCCTAGATAACTTGTTAATGAATTCGCCCCGATCAAGCTTGAATCCCTACAAGTTTGTAATGACTCGACCCAAACCTGATGTAATTGCCCTATTTGCGAgctctaattaaggaaagatgaGTTAACGACTTCTAATTATTATTGTTAAATAATAAGTGGATCAAAATGCAAGTCAGTACTCAAATACCCATTAAAAACAACTCAAATGAAAAGGTAAAGcaaattaatattgaaatgtttGTTGAGTATGTCACACACCAAATATGGAACATTAGTTGGAGCCACTAGATGATCAATATTCAATAGCACTAACCAACACTACCATAAATCTTACTTGGTACAATACATACATACCTCATAGTTTACCCCACAAATGAAATGTTACATACACTTCAAAAAAAAAGCTAAAACCTCTTTCTCATGGTAGAATGCTTTAATGAATGAAATAATGCATGAAATATGACAACACCCCTCACCATTCATGAATATCTCCACTACTCATCACACTAAACAACTCTTTCTATAAATACCACTCTTCACCCATTTCACACCTCTCAACTAATTTCTTCCCAATTTTCCCCTCTACTTAAACCCATACTACTCCCCACATAAAACTATTTCCCATTAAActcgataaataaataaataaataaataaataaaaatgcgGCGAGGAAATACATTTGAATTAGTACACATAGTGAAAAAACCAGGATCATATGGAGCTGAATCACTTCCCCCACATCAACACCGCCAAGTTGTGGGTCCGGCGACCGGGTGGAAGTCACCGGTCCCGTACTTATTTGGCGGTTTGGCGGCCATGCTGGGGCTTATTGCTTTTGCGTTGTTGATTCTTGCGTGTTCGTACTGGAAGCTCTCCGGCCACATGGACGGCGGCGACGACGGTGGGGATGGTGACGATGAGAAGGTGAAGACAGCTGAGACGGTGAAGGCGGTGTATGAGAATAGTATTTTTGTTATAATGGCTGGGGAGGAGAAGCCGACGTTTTTAGCTACGCCGGCGACTAGTCGGACGACATCGTTTGGTGTTAGTGATGGTAAACCAAGCTGTTCTTGTAGTTGTTCTAGTAGTAGTAGTGATGAAGGTGGTGATGTGGAGGAGAGAAAAGATGTTCAATTAACGACTATAATAACGACAAGGCGGAACCAGGATATGTAGTTAGGGACAAAAATGTTAAGGTGCAAATTATTAATGTATTTTTGTAAACTATCAAggaaattgaaaattttaattaaaattctcaAGTAGATTATTATCAAGCAtatcgaaaattttaactaaaagttTAGGTGACTGGTCGACCGTCTCTATTAGCTCTCTAGTTTTGATTCGTGACGAAAACGAAGGTGGCGTAAAAAAAGAACCTGACCCATGTTGGTAGGGAGTGGTGGTGGATGTGGTGTAGGAGGGTCATATGTTGTCAATAATTTCAATTGGTGGTCAGGTGTGTCATGGAGGGACAACGTTATTGGGGACCCATGCTGACGATTATTTGTTTTTGTCAGGTTTAATTTTTGAAATCTAAATATAGAAATTTGTAGAAGGGAAAAAAATGGATCTAACTAAATCGTCTCATATAGagtaatattttttaaaatatgtTTTTAGTTTAAAGTTTCTATAATAATTTGCTTTCCGTTTTTCCTTTACAATTGTAAATGAACATGCATGATTGATAAATGTAAAGGAAAATACTTTTGTCCTTGCGAGAGGACGTCCTCCCTGCACTCAAAGGAGgaggatcaaaatgaaaatgagGATTGTCCTCTTACTTTGAGTGTAAGGAGGGCGTCCTCCGATCCAGTCCTgaaggacacaacacacaagtatTTCTCAAATGTAAATTATGTGGCGGCCGGCAAAAGTAATCGAATGAAATGTTGTAGACAAATTTATGTAAGCCTTTAATTAATTTCTTGCACTTTTTCCGTATGTGTTTACAATTTGGAGTGTATAACGTAGCTTATGTGAGTTTGTCTTTAACTTAAAGCAGCTGAGTAGGTTGCAAAATATGACAACTTCCGTTGAAACGGAAAGGAGAAAAGGTAAGGAGTATTAAAAGAAAACAAATGTAGAAATTAATTATGACTAAAAAAGATAAAGAATAATGCaataattttaattatttaaaaGCAAATGCTAAAGACATGTTTTATGCATAATTGTATAGAGTAtatgattatatatttatatgttTAAAGTATGGAACGTATATTCTGTTAGTATTAAGGTATTGAGAGTTCCAAGGTTCCGCGGCGAAGCGATGCTGTTTTGTGTCAAAATCTGCTTCCCTTGCTTGGCTGCATGTCCTAATTATCATGCAACTTGTCATGCATTCTAGAGTTGTGAGCCATATATATTTGTGAACACAAATTTTTATTTTAGACCGTTATATCCGTCTGAAATggtcagacggataccatttcctttCACAAAAAACTCATTTAAGGTGTGAGTGGGACGGATATCATTTCCTTTCACAAAAAACTCATTTAAggtgtgagtgggaaagcacatgggggtgtcccaccacccatgtgcttctcacttgtgagaggtcttattgtGGTCTGAAAGAATGcggtctgaagcaagacggactGGTCAACAAATTCTATTTTCTTGTTTTTATATCAATATTAACTGCTATTGCTTGGTAGTTTGGTACCCGAGAGCTTAATTGTTCAATAACTATGGTATATATTCTAAGAATATTTATAATTTATGTAGTTAtattgttcttatttttgtaaTAACTCATCGAGAATTATATTGTAAAGATAGGTGGATATCAGaaatattataattataaataTATGAAATTGATTTCACTCGCGCAATTACAAAACCTCAGTTGCATACATCATACATGTCTTACTACCGGTTAAGTTAATtgtactgatggggcatattctgcaccgctgaccaagtcaacacactgagcaaggtcaaagatatccacagcaagtcaacgacttagaccgcCTAGCCGATGAAGCCCATCGGCCCGCTAGCcaggtctcggcatggcaacccgccagccggggcacatatccgcgtactcacatccaagaccctcggccggcctgccgaaggtctatcggccgagggtagaacggtctttccacctaataagccacttggccacttggccactacgcgacaaatggtgaaagcctataaatactcctcaaccttcattgaggaaaggatctcacaacttaacctaaatacactattcatctggtaatatctcccttatctctctacaatacatatctagccaagtaacacaacttaatcctttgagtttactgacttgagcgtcggagtgagtacgcttggcacaaagccaagccctcagttcgttcattgttgcaggagaggccgagaggaacgataaggacgagaagaatccaaccaaagacattactctacaagccacgggtggtaacgatattTGCTCTGGAaatacacccggaacaattggcgccgtctgtggggagagacactagaagctagtcacattcattcccaaacaaaaaaaaaaaaaccaacaaaaacccacccaaaaagctaagaaaatgtcgaaacaacaagatgcagtcgtaaccgacgaaactgcattttaccaagatgatactttcaacaattctggagtcatacagccctccaccggcggtgtagtccaaccggagttcgggatgccatcaatacccgacacgccgcgCTACCGAtaaccagtcaccatcatgggacatgtggttgacatagcaaaccgaaaatgctcctagacctaattagtagtacgcccgctcacaccgtcacgccgacaagagcaaTGAAACGTccgggagaccagggcccaaaatgtgactccgagaaacttgaacggagcactaggagaagccgacccacCAAGTCgccgggagcccaaagtgggcgcggtagaccta
This sequence is a window from Silene latifolia isolate original U9 population chromosome 8, ASM4854445v1, whole genome shotgun sequence. Protein-coding genes within it:
- the LOC141595664 gene encoding protein GLUTAMINE DUMPER 2-like, which encodes MRRGNTFELVHIVKKPGSYGAESLPPHQHRQVVGPATGWKSPVPYLFGGLAAMLGLIAFALLILACSYWKLSGHMDGGDDGGDGDDEKVKTAETVKAVYENSIFVIMAGEEKPTFLATPATSRTTSFGVSDGKPSCSCSCSSSSSDEGGDVEERKDVQLTTIITTRRNQDM